In Bacteriovorax stolpii, a single genomic region encodes these proteins:
- the nusG gene encoding transcription termination/antitermination protein NusG, with protein MAETNHDTVELAKGDTPDFKWYIAKAQTGQENKVTKSLKERIVNYKMTDLFAEILVPEETVVTTANGKKKTIKKKFFPGYVLIKMIMNDKTWHLVKSTDKITGFVGGTLDKPAPITEEEAAYMTSQMEDGFKKPRTSVNFAEGESVKVIEGPFANFVGTIEAVSDKGKIKVNVSIFGRPTPVELDFTQVEKIS; from the coding sequence ATGGCTGAAACAAATCACGATACGGTTGAGCTAGCTAAGGGCGATACACCAGATTTCAAATGGTACATTGCTAAGGCTCAGACTGGACAAGAAAACAAAGTAACAAAATCTCTTAAAGAGAGAATCGTTAACTATAAAATGACTGATCTTTTCGCTGAGATCCTTGTTCCTGAAGAAACAGTAGTAACAACTGCTAACGGGAAGAAGAAGACCATCAAGAAGAAGTTTTTTCCAGGTTACGTCTTGATTAAGATGATCATGAATGATAAGACTTGGCACCTTGTTAAAAGCACTGACAAAATCACTGGTTTTGTTGGGGGAACGTTAGATAAGCCAGCTCCAATCACAGAAGAGGAAGCTGCGTACATGACTTCTCAAATGGAAGACGGGTTCAAAAAGCCACGTACGTCTGTTAATTTTGCTGAAGGCGAGTCTGTTAAGGTTATTGAAGGGCCGTTTGCTAACTTCGTAGGAACAATCGAAGCAGTAAGCGATAAAGGTAAGATTAAAGTTAACGTTTCAATCTTTGGTCGTCCGACTCCAGTAGAGTTAGACTTCACTCAGGTTGAGAAAATTTCATAA
- a CDS encoding DUF3592 domain-containing protein, whose amino-acid sequence MLVLMIIAAVFFYFALGALFIHWAYSKSGKVYPGKVIALHRKQNSPRTHPNGYHGFYYCPVVEYKFSDKEKVIFIGGGNAEIKHTIGQKVDVLVLNGCRENVILRDNTYLIFGLVFLLFAILDFAIYIKFTSFTFGLISSVIIFGILPSALYLFLRFKSQYSLKALLKNSNLVTMEQLKTMNIIWQASEAGSLKERSFKTGMMVCQVFMFICLAGFFMTWKGLSPESVFSAKLFLTGKMAWNDLQNSTQRALVILGCILYAAAMLVFSMVRLNRKRKKTQITSIDS is encoded by the coding sequence ATGTTGGTTTTGATGATCATTGCCGCGGTCTTTTTTTATTTTGCTCTTGGAGCGCTCTTCATTCACTGGGCCTACAGCAAATCTGGGAAAGTGTATCCTGGCAAAGTCATTGCCCTTCACCGCAAACAAAATTCCCCAAGGACTCACCCAAATGGATACCACGGTTTTTATTATTGTCCGGTCGTTGAATATAAGTTCAGCGATAAAGAGAAAGTCATTTTCATTGGCGGCGGAAACGCTGAGATTAAACACACGATTGGACAGAAAGTAGATGTGTTGGTCCTCAATGGATGTAGAGAAAATGTCATTTTAAGAGACAACACTTATCTTATTTTCGGTTTGGTATTTCTCCTTTTTGCCATTTTGGATTTTGCAATTTATATCAAATTCACTTCATTTACTTTTGGCCTTATCAGCTCAGTTATTATTTTTGGTATTCTGCCCTCTGCTCTTTATCTCTTTCTTCGTTTCAAATCTCAATACAGCCTTAAGGCCTTGCTAAAAAACAGCAACCTGGTCACGATGGAGCAGTTAAAAACGATGAATATTATCTGGCAGGCAAGCGAAGCCGGCTCCCTTAAAGAACGTTCATTTAAAACTGGAATGATGGTCTGCCAGGTTTTTATGTTTATTTGCCTGGCCGGATTTTTTATGACCTGGAAAGGCCTTTCTCCTGAAAGTGTATTTAGCGCTAAATTATTTTTGACTGGCAAGATGGCCTGGAATGACCTGCAAAATTCGACTCAAAGGGCACTGGTGATTTTAGGATGCATTCTCTATGCAGCCGCCATGCTGGTTTTCAGCATGGTTCGACTGAATAGAAAAAGAAAAAAGACTCAAATTACTTCAATAGATTCTTAA
- a CDS encoding hotdog fold thioesterase, whose product MAKIWFHDVDLDRMNKMSQKTLVTHLGIQLTNMTEDTLEGTMPVDERTFQPARLLHGGASCVLAETLGSIAANMCIDTNEKMAVGQHIEATHIRSATKGHVRGVAKNIYMGKSTQTWRIEIYNDDNKLICDSKIIMAIVNKSSKTTA is encoded by the coding sequence ATGGCTAAAATCTGGTTTCACGATGTCGATTTAGATCGCATGAATAAAATGAGTCAAAAAACTCTAGTCACTCATCTAGGGATTCAATTAACTAATATGACAGAAGACACTCTTGAGGGGACTATGCCTGTTGATGAACGCACGTTCCAACCAGCAAGACTTCTGCACGGTGGGGCCTCTTGTGTTCTTGCTGAAACATTGGGAAGTATCGCGGCCAATATGTGCATCGATACCAATGAAAAAATGGCCGTAGGTCAACACATTGAAGCCACTCACATCAGATCGGCGACAAAAGGTCACGTCCGTGGCGTTGCTAAAAATATTTACATGGGAAAAAGCACGCAAACTTGGCGCATTGAAATTTACAACGACGACAACAAACTTATCTGCGATTCAAAAATTATTATGGCAATCGTGAACAAGAGTTCTAAGACAACAGCTTAA
- a CDS encoding TrmH family RNA methyltransferase, which produces MDHDMIIGIHSIAEAIRNPERQIFEIVTTDEGFQEFKKRSGLRDHEIPLNKVRWLEGHALQEEAKKNYRDLDLEFQRVPSGIFMLVSPINIYEPTWIYNQLESRIPIKILALDQVTDAHNGAAIMRTAAFYGVDAILISAKGNFGLGPGFSRIASGATEHVKIVRCSALPKTITKIKELGATCIGLSEHASGTLGEMDHSKPICLVLGAEDVGMSHAVSRVVDTTIAFKPAGKIKSLNVSVAAAIAMEKIFGAV; this is translated from the coding sequence ATGGACCACGACATGATCATTGGCATTCACAGTATTGCCGAAGCTATTAGAAACCCGGAAAGACAAATTTTCGAAATCGTCACAACGGACGAAGGCTTCCAGGAATTTAAAAAGCGCAGTGGTCTTCGCGATCATGAAATCCCACTTAACAAAGTAAGATGGCTTGAAGGCCACGCACTTCAAGAAGAAGCAAAGAAAAACTACCGCGACCTTGATCTTGAATTCCAACGTGTCCCAAGTGGGATTTTTATGTTGGTAAGTCCGATTAATATTTATGAGCCAACTTGGATCTACAATCAGTTGGAGAGTCGCATCCCAATTAAGATTTTAGCTCTTGATCAGGTGACTGACGCCCACAACGGCGCGGCCATCATGAGAACAGCTGCTTTTTACGGCGTAGACGCAATTTTAATTTCGGCTAAGGGGAACTTTGGTCTTGGGCCAGGATTTTCTCGTATTGCCTCTGGAGCAACTGAGCACGTGAAAATTGTCCGTTGTTCGGCCCTTCCAAAAACAATTACAAAAATTAAAGAATTGGGTGCAACTTGCATCGGTTTATCTGAACACGCTTCAGGAACTTTGGGCGAAATGGATCATTCAAAACCAATTTGTTTAGTTTTGGGCGCAGAAGATGTGGGTATGTCACATGCTGTTAGCAGAGTGGTTGATACGACAATTGCCTTTAAACCCGCAGGGAAAATCAAATCTCTCAACGTATCAGTCGCTGCAGCAATTGCGATGGAAAAAATTTTTGGAGCAGTTTAA
- the ruvA gene encoding Holliday junction branch migration protein RuvA, protein MIGFLTGEVLFSDGNESIIQTTSGVGYQVFYNKVLVEGTSAAVYIAHIIKEDSETLFGFSSLRAKKLFEMLLTVKGIGPKSAYNLISNLGVNEIINAVNLEAKATLTKVPGLGTKGAAQIVLDLAGKIDRVKMYSDSTKVVRGGLAPSAKIDFTTIEETPYIEEVVSVGSINQHEIMNDTLMACKELGFKEDKIIPIAQKILGANLITKPEQLIHLVLKEL, encoded by the coding sequence ATGATTGGTTTTTTAACTGGGGAAGTTCTTTTTAGTGATGGGAATGAGTCGATCATTCAGACCACTAGTGGCGTAGGATACCAGGTTTTCTACAACAAAGTTTTAGTTGAAGGAACATCTGCGGCCGTCTATATCGCCCACATTATTAAAGAAGACTCAGAAACACTTTTTGGTTTTTCTTCTCTTCGCGCTAAAAAACTTTTTGAAATGCTTTTAACAGTTAAAGGCATTGGCCCTAAGTCGGCATACAACCTGATTTCAAATTTGGGTGTAAATGAAATTATCAACGCAGTTAATCTGGAAGCGAAAGCTACATTAACCAAAGTTCCAGGTCTTGGGACTAAGGGGGCTGCGCAAATTGTCCTGGATTTAGCTGGGAAAATCGACCGCGTAAAAATGTACAGCGATTCAACAAAAGTTGTCAGAGGTGGACTGGCCCCATCTGCAAAAATTGATTTTACAACGATTGAAGAAACTCCTTATATCGAAGAAGTGGTTTCAGTTGGCAGTATTAATCAGCACGAAATCATGAATGACACTTTAATGGCCTGTAAAGAACTGGGCTTTAAAGAAGATAAGATCATTCCAATCGCCCAAAAAATTCTTGGTGCAAACTTAATTACAAAACCAGAGCAGTTAATTCACCTGGTTCTTAAAGAATTATAA
- the secE gene encoding preprotein translocase subunit SecE codes for MSIIKSEDSRKWITALVVIASALAGFVVYKFVGQLGDWFDLETKISNYSVVAQGLGFVTGLGTFIYILKNNETSTYLQEVYNELVKVVWPSKDATVKMTVGIAIALVVVAAIFTSVDFIFKKVLEFLY; via the coding sequence ATGTCGATCATTAAGAGCGAAGACTCAAGAAAATGGATTACAGCTCTAGTTGTAATTGCATCAGCATTAGCAGGATTTGTTGTCTATAAATTCGTAGGACAACTTGGTGACTGGTTTGATTTAGAAACAAAAATTTCTAACTACAGTGTTGTAGCTCAAGGACTTGGTTTTGTTACTGGTCTAGGGACATTCATTTACATCCTAAAAAACAATGAAACATCAACATACTTACAAGAAGTTTATAATGAACTTGTGAAAGTTGTATGGCCGTCGAAAGATGCCACAGTGAAAATGACAGTAGGGATTGCGATCGCTCTTGTTGTTGTTGCTGCAATCTTCACATCTGTAGATTTCATCTTCAAAAAAGTATTAGAGTTCCTTTATTAA
- the ruvB gene encoding Holliday junction branch migration DNA helicase RuvB: MIFENDENNRMLGSESHSEEFKHEVLLRPTDFTEYVGQKKVVQNIDVMVESAKIRNSAMDHALLSGPPGLGKTSLAMIIAKSIGSELHVISGPAIEKKGDLAAILTNLGPRDVLFIDEIHRMHISVEEILYSAMEDYRLDIVIGQGPSARTMQIQVAPFTLIGATTRSGLLSNPLRDRFMAHLHFDFYNEHELAEIVENNAKKLNIVLEQKALQLIAACARGTPRIANRILRRVRDFALVKGETKISEESVTKSLSLMEIDSYGLDRMDRKILQVIEDYYKGGPVGIETLCATLAEDRTTIEDVYEPYLLKEGFLLRTPRGREISQKSRDHLLKMKGF; the protein is encoded by the coding sequence ATGATTTTTGAAAACGACGAAAACAACCGCATGCTAGGAAGTGAATCTCATTCAGAGGAGTTTAAGCACGAAGTGCTTCTTCGCCCTACAGATTTCACGGAATATGTCGGTCAGAAAAAAGTCGTGCAAAATATCGACGTTATGGTTGAGTCGGCTAAAATCAGAAACTCAGCTATGGATCACGCGCTTTTATCTGGTCCTCCGGGACTGGGGAAGACATCTCTTGCTATGATCATTGCTAAATCTATTGGCAGTGAACTGCACGTGATTTCAGGCCCGGCGATTGAGAAAAAAGGTGACCTCGCGGCCATTTTAACCAATCTTGGCCCTCGCGATGTTCTCTTTATCGATGAGATCCATCGCATGCATATTTCAGTGGAAGAAATACTTTATTCAGCAATGGAAGACTACCGATTGGATATCGTTATCGGTCAGGGACCTTCAGCGCGCACAATGCAAATTCAGGTGGCACCTTTTACTTTAATTGGAGCGACAACACGATCGGGTCTTTTATCAAACCCGCTTCGCGACCGTTTCATGGCCCATTTGCATTTTGACTTTTATAACGAGCATGAGCTCGCTGAAATTGTCGAAAACAACGCTAAAAAACTCAATATCGTTCTTGAGCAAAAAGCGCTGCAGTTGATTGCGGCCTGCGCACGTGGAACGCCAAGGATCGCTAACCGTATTCTCAGACGAGTTCGCGATTTCGCCTTAGTTAAAGGTGAAACAAAAATTTCAGAAGAGTCTGTGACTAAATCTCTTTCTTTGATGGAGATTGATTCTTACGGACTTGATCGCATGGACAGAAAAATCCTTCAGGTTATCGAAGATTACTATAAAGGTGGACCTGTCGGAATTGAAACTCTGTGTGCGACTCTCGCGGAAGACCGCACGACGATTGAAGACGTATATGAACCTTATCTTCTCAAAGAAGGTTTTTTACTGAGAACTCCTCGCGGAAGAGAAATCAGTCAAAAGTCGCGCGATCATCTTTTAAAAATGAAAGGGTTTTAA
- a CDS encoding ClpP family protease, whose translation MSEQNLSNKVDLFAFESRSVFLTGPVEAELALRINRELLALEKANSAAPIIMWINSPGGEVYSGFSIYDTIQFIKPKVITIISGMAASMGSVISLAAEKENRFMFPRSKILLHQPLIGGTITGPASDIAIHAKDIIDLKHKMHALYSERTGIPKERYEEMMERDRWVSPEEAISLGLVSKVISSRAELEKLVSP comes from the coding sequence ATGAGCGAACAAAACTTATCCAATAAAGTTGATCTCTTTGCGTTTGAATCTCGCAGTGTTTTTTTAACCGGACCTGTTGAAGCCGAGCTCGCTTTAAGAATTAACCGCGAACTTTTAGCTTTAGAAAAAGCTAACTCAGCGGCACCAATTATCATGTGGATCAACTCACCTGGTGGCGAAGTGTATTCAGGCTTTTCAATTTACGACACAATTCAATTTATCAAACCAAAAGTGATCACCATTATTTCAGGTATGGCCGCGAGTATGGGCTCAGTTATTTCACTGGCCGCAGAAAAAGAAAACCGCTTTATGTTTCCACGTTCAAAAATCCTTCTGCATCAACCACTCATCGGTGGAACAATCACTGGCCCTGCTTCAGATATCGCCATTCACGCAAAAGACATCATCGATTTAAAGCATAAAATGCACGCTCTCTATTCTGAGCGAACTGGTATTCCTAAAGAGCGCTACGAAGAGATGATGGAGCGCGACCGCTGGGTCTCTCCCGAAGAAGCCATCTCTTTGGGGCTAGTTTCTAAAGTGATCTCCTCAAGGGCCGAGCTTGAAAAGTTAGTTTCCCCTTAA
- the ruvC gene encoding crossover junction endodeoxyribonuclease RuvC, giving the protein MIILGIDPGSRKAGYALIDVQGKKISYIASGVLKYDHVDEFIDRLGMIYQTCDELMTKYQPDEVSVEALIYVKSVEALSKLAQARGAMVAAFSRTRKGKIFEYAPNTVKSSVTGHGHADKDAVDKAMNMMFGKMTFKTSDESDALAIAVCHALNRNMKMKLMGKSL; this is encoded by the coding sequence GTGATTATTCTTGGAATCGACCCAGGATCAAGAAAGGCCGGATATGCGCTGATCGACGTTCAGGGAAAAAAGATTTCTTATATTGCCTCAGGTGTGCTCAAATACGACCATGTCGATGAATTTATCGACCGCTTGGGAATGATCTATCAGACTTGTGATGAGCTGATGACAAAATATCAACCGGATGAAGTTTCGGTTGAAGCCTTAATTTATGTAAAAAGTGTCGAGGCCCTAAGTAAACTTGCGCAAGCAAGAGGTGCGATGGTGGCAGCGTTTTCACGCACTCGCAAAGGAAAAATTTTCGAGTATGCGCCAAATACAGTTAAGTCTTCGGTAACCGGTCACGGTCACGCGGATAAAGATGCTGTAGATAAGGCGATGAATATGATGTTTGGAAAAATGACTTTCAAAACATCGGATGAATCGGATGCGCTGGCGATTGCCGTGTGCCATGCGCTTAATCGCAATATGAAAATGAAACTTATGGGGAAATCACTATGA
- the tuf gene encoding elongation factor Tu — protein MAKEKFDRNKPHVNIGTIGHVDHGKTTLTAAITMTMAKHHGGAAKSYADIDSAPEEKARGITINTAHVEYETATRHYAHVDCPGHADYVKNMITGAAQMDGGILVCSAADGPMPQTREHILLARQVGVPALVVFLNKVDMVDDPELLQLVEMEMRELLSSYNFPGDAIPFVAGSALAAVEGRNPEIGENKIIELMNAVDSYIPAPQRDVDKPFLMPVEDVFSISGRGTVVTGRIERGIIKVNDEIEIVGIRDLQKTTVTGIEMFRKLLDQGQAGDNAGLLLRGTKREDIERGQCLVKPGSVTPHAKFVGEVYILTKEEGGRHTPIFKGYRPQFYFRTTDVTGSIELNPGVEMVMPGDNTTFKVELISKIAMEKSLRFAIREGGRTIGAGTVAEIND, from the coding sequence ATGGCTAAGGAAAAATTTGACCGTAACAAACCTCACGTTAACATCGGAACTATTGGTCACGTAGACCATGGTAAGACGACACTAACAGCAGCAATTACAATGACAATGGCAAAACACCACGGTGGAGCAGCTAAGTCATACGCAGATATCGATTCAGCACCAGAAGAAAAAGCACGTGGTATTACAATTAACACTGCTCACGTAGAATACGAAACAGCAACTCGTCACTACGCTCACGTAGACTGTCCAGGTCACGCTGACTATGTAAAGAACATGATTACAGGTGCAGCTCAGATGGACGGTGGTATCCTTGTTTGTTCAGCAGCGGACGGACCAATGCCACAAACGAGAGAGCACATCCTTCTTGCTCGTCAGGTAGGGGTACCAGCTCTAGTAGTATTCCTTAACAAAGTAGACATGGTAGACGATCCAGAACTTCTACAACTTGTAGAGATGGAAATGAGAGAGCTACTTTCTTCTTATAACTTCCCAGGGGACGCGATTCCTTTCGTAGCTGGATCAGCTCTAGCAGCAGTAGAAGGACGTAACCCAGAAATCGGTGAAAACAAGATCATCGAACTAATGAACGCAGTAGATTCATACATTCCAGCTCCTCAACGTGATGTTGATAAGCCATTCCTAATGCCAGTAGAGGACGTTTTCTCAATCTCTGGACGTGGAACGGTAGTAACTGGACGTATTGAAAGAGGGATCATTAAAGTTAACGACGAGATCGAAATCGTTGGTATCCGTGATCTTCAAAAGACAACTGTAACAGGAATCGAAATGTTCCGTAAGCTTCTAGACCAAGGTCAAGCAGGGGACAACGCGGGTCTACTTCTTCGTGGAACGAAGAGAGAAGATATCGAGCGCGGCCAGTGTCTTGTTAAGCCAGGGTCAGTAACTCCACACGCTAAGTTCGTAGGTGAAGTTTATATTCTTACAAAAGAAGAAGGTGGACGTCACACTCCAATCTTCAAAGGATACCGTCCACAGTTCTACTTCAGAACAACAGACGTAACTGGGTCAATTGAACTGAACCCAGGTGTAGAAATGGTAATGCCAGGTGACAACACAACTTTCAAAGTAGAGCTTATTTCTAAGATCGCTATGGAAAAGTCACTTCGTTTCGCGATCCGTGAAGGTGGACGTACGATTGGTGCCGGAACTGTTGCTGAAATTAACGACTAG
- the lpxC gene encoding UDP-3-O-acyl-N-acetylglucosamine deacetylase: protein MLNQRTIAKKLSVTGIGIHSGKKVTLTMHPAEADFGIQFKRVDLQDAPVLKANALTVGATENNTTIGAGVNAVHTVEHLLSALYGFGIENVYCEIDGPEVPIMDGSGASFVFLLKETGIATLNKSKKFLVVLEKVRVEFDDKWAEIEPSSKLVIDSTIVFAHPTIKTQNKVFEFSCENYINEIGRARTFGFVKDVDALKRKGLIKGGSLDNAVVLDDYKVVNPEGLRFQDEFVRHKILDTVGDIALMGYEIAGKVTTYKSGHHVHNLLCRKLLATPSAYEIVSAASLERETVEAFSLPRALQPSFQ, encoded by the coding sequence ATGCTTAACCAACGCACGATTGCTAAAAAATTATCAGTGACAGGTATCGGAATCCACTCAGGAAAGAAGGTAACCCTAACTATGCATCCAGCAGAGGCGGATTTTGGTATTCAATTCAAGCGCGTGGATCTTCAAGATGCCCCAGTTTTAAAAGCAAATGCTTTAACTGTAGGTGCAACTGAAAATAATACAACTATTGGTGCTGGAGTTAATGCTGTTCACACAGTTGAGCACTTACTCTCTGCTCTTTATGGTTTTGGTATTGAAAACGTTTACTGTGAAATCGATGGACCAGAAGTTCCAATTATGGATGGTTCGGGAGCATCTTTTGTTTTCCTTCTGAAGGAAACAGGGATCGCGACTTTAAATAAATCAAAAAAATTCTTAGTCGTACTAGAAAAAGTACGTGTTGAGTTTGATGACAAGTGGGCTGAGATAGAACCATCATCTAAACTGGTGATTGATTCAACAATCGTATTTGCTCACCCGACAATTAAAACTCAAAACAAAGTTTTCGAATTCTCATGCGAAAACTACATCAATGAAATCGGCCGTGCCCGCACATTCGGTTTCGTAAAAGACGTAGACGCATTAAAGAGAAAGGGACTGATCAAGGGTGGATCTCTTGATAACGCAGTCGTTCTCGACGATTATAAAGTTGTTAACCCTGAAGGCCTTCGCTTCCAGGATGAATTCGTACGCCACAAAATTCTTGATACTGTAGGGGATATTGCCCTTATGGGTTATGAAATTGCTGGCAAAGTGACGACTTATAAATCAGGTCACCATGTTCACAATCTTCTGTGCAGAAAACTTCTAGCTACTCCATCTGCTTATGAGATTGTTTCTGCCGCATCATTAGAACGCGAGACAGTAGAAGCATTCTCACTCCCCAGAGCGCTACAACCATCATTTCAATAG
- the rplK gene encoding 50S ribosomal protein L11, translated as MAKKVTGFIKLQIAGGKANPSPPIGPALGQKGVNIMEFCKAFNAKTQQQNGVVLPTIITVYSDRSFTFVTKTPPATYLLKDKLKLERGAQKPGSEVMAKKVPKKTVEEIVEAKKVDLTAGTKEAGMRTIEGSIRSMGLKLDY; from the coding sequence ATGGCTAAGAAAGTAACAGGTTTCATTAAATTACAAATCGCAGGTGGTAAAGCGAACCCATCTCCACCAATTGGACCAGCTCTTGGTCAAAAAGGTGTAAATATCATGGAGTTTTGCAAGGCTTTCAACGCAAAAACTCAACAACAAAACGGTGTTGTTCTTCCAACGATCATTACAGTTTACTCTGACAGATCGTTTACATTCGTTACAAAAACTCCTCCAGCAACTTACCTTCTAAAAGATAAGTTAAAACTGGAAAGAGGAGCTCAAAAGCCAGGTTCAGAAGTTATGGCTAAAAAAGTTCCAAAGAAGACGGTTGAAGAAATCGTTGAAGCTAAGAAAGTTGACTTAACTGCTGGAACAAAAGAAGCAGGAATGAGAACGATCGAAGGATCAATCCGTTCAATGGGTCTAAAACTAGATTACTAA
- a CDS encoding proline--tRNA ligase gives MKLSTGFWQTYKEVPADAEIASHQLMIRTGLIHKAGSGLYNYLPMGLRSIRKVENIIREELDKIGCFEITMSVVTPGELWQETGRWDKMGGLMLRFKDKKDADLCISPTNEEAVTDIFRKTIKSYKQLPVTLYQINTKFRDEIRPRFGLMRGREFTMKDAYSFHLDKASLDVGYQALYDAYTAIFTRLGLEFIPVEADGGAMASSDSKTHEFQVVANSGEDLIIYSAEAKYAANIEKAQTKRAPTTYDMNVVPMKEVETVKTETIEAVCALLGQTAAQSLKSMVYTATTGNESKMILAMMIGDDSVNEIKLQNFLKCDHLAASSEDELKKAKLWKGYIGPFGLEGQLEIIFDNAVNLDASYTIGANKKDAHVMGFNPKRDMKKIIQADLRLSKAGDLTLDGKHTVVEKRGIEVGHVFQLGDKYTKDMKVGVLDQNGKLVTPLMGCYGIGVTRVVAAAIEQNHDANGIIWPKSIAPYDVYFATIVKAEEFAKIADEIYADMKKAGIDVVYDDRNVGPGNKFKDADLLGLPYRVVLGERDFGASGELEIIERKTGTVTKVKRDELISTLKNLLK, from the coding sequence ATGAAACTATCTACTGGTTTTTGGCAGACGTATAAAGAAGTTCCAGCTGACGCTGAGATTGCTTCTCACCAACTTATGATTAGAACAGGACTTATCCACAAAGCTGGGTCAGGTCTTTATAACTACCTACCAATGGGGCTTCGCTCGATTAGAAAAGTAGAGAACATCATCCGTGAGGAATTAGATAAGATCGGGTGCTTTGAAATCACCATGTCTGTCGTGACTCCAGGAGAGTTGTGGCAGGAAACAGGACGCTGGGACAAGATGGGAGGTCTAATGCTTCGTTTTAAAGATAAAAAAGATGCTGATCTTTGTATCTCTCCAACAAACGAAGAAGCTGTAACAGACATCTTTAGAAAGACGATTAAGTCTTATAAACAATTGCCAGTTACACTTTATCAAATCAACACAAAATTCCGCGATGAAATCAGACCACGTTTTGGTCTTATGAGAGGTCGCGAATTCACTATGAAAGACGCTTACTCATTCCACTTGGATAAGGCGAGCTTAGATGTGGGGTACCAGGCGCTTTACGATGCCTACACTGCGATCTTTACGCGTTTAGGGCTGGAATTTATCCCTGTTGAAGCAGACGGTGGAGCGATGGCCTCATCTGATTCTAAAACACACGAGTTCCAGGTTGTAGCCAACTCAGGCGAAGACCTAATTATCTACTCAGCTGAAGCGAAATACGCCGCGAACATTGAAAAGGCCCAAACGAAAAGAGCTCCAACAACGTACGATATGAACGTTGTTCCAATGAAAGAAGTAGAGACAGTGAAAACTGAAACGATTGAAGCCGTTTGTGCTCTTTTAGGTCAGACAGCAGCTCAAAGCTTAAAGTCGATGGTTTATACAGCGACAACCGGTAATGAATCAAAAATGATTCTAGCGATGATGATTGGAGACGATTCAGTTAACGAAATTAAACTACAAAACTTCTTAAAGTGTGATCACCTTGCAGCTTCTTCTGAAGACGAGCTTAAAAAAGCAAAACTATGGAAAGGTTACATTGGGCCATTTGGTCTTGAGGGGCAACTGGAAATTATTTTCGATAATGCTGTTAACTTAGATGCTTCATACACCATCGGAGCAAATAAAAAAGACGCTCACGTTATGGGGTTCAACCCAAAACGCGATATGAAAAAAATCATCCAGGCTGATCTTCGCCTTTCAAAAGCGGGAGATTTAACTCTGGATGGAAAACACACTGTTGTTGAAAAACGTGGGATCGAAGTTGGTCACGTTTTCCAACTTGGTGACAAGTACACAAAAGACATGAAGGTAGGGGTTCTGGACCAAAACGGAAAACTAGTGACTCCACTTATGGGTTGTTATGGAATTGGTGTAACGAGAGTTGTGGCCGCAGCTATCGAGCAAAACCACGATGCTAACGGGATCATCTGGCCAAAATCAATCGCACCATACGATGTATATTTCGCAACAATTGTGAAGGCTGAGGAATTTGCTAAAATCGCAGACGAAATCTACGCCGATATGAAAAAAGCGGGAATCGATGTTGTCTACGACGACAGAAACGTAGGCCCAGGTAACAAATTCAAAGACGCCGACCTTCTGGGATTACCGTATCGTGTAGTTCTCGGAGAAAGGGACTTTGGAGCTTCTGGCGAGCTGGAAATCATCGAGCGCAAAACTGGAACTGTAACGAAAGTTAAGCGCGATGAACTGATTTCTACACTTAAGAATCTATTGAAGTAA